One genomic window of Paeniglutamicibacter sp. Y32M11 includes the following:
- a CDS encoding class I SAM-dependent methyltransferase, with translation MNTPITVSWSVEGQERTALWSSSNNAAPPKSILPVDDTLGADDAYKLATSGTGMLFTGDYHNARQLLSAISRRIPDGAKAKRKTAPLSTAERFYKYRQARTHRARILSMLLVPLGAGPAVSLRRAPDVTEAWTNAFGHLESDAVVPLQELLGAIGAQQWRSTGLHIAALDAKIHPHYGTFAPIRGEYLELVARAELPGLGLGFDIGTGTGVLAAILAKRGVERVIGTDSQDRAIACATQTFQTLGLEDRAVAIKQDMFPEGRADVVVCNPPWLPGTPATLLDYAIYDPKSAMLRAFLKSLPEHLVPGGEGWLVISDLAERLGLRSRDELLGWIQAAGLVVLGRDDTVPSHGRAVDASDPFHAQRSAEVTSLWRLGVK, from the coding sequence ATGAACACCCCCATCACAGTTTCCTGGAGCGTCGAGGGCCAGGAGCGCACCGCGCTTTGGTCCTCATCCAACAACGCGGCACCGCCCAAAAGCATCCTGCCGGTTGATGACACGTTGGGGGCCGACGACGCCTACAAGCTGGCCACCTCCGGCACCGGCATGCTGTTCACCGGGGATTACCACAATGCCCGACAACTGCTCAGCGCCATCTCACGCCGAATCCCGGACGGAGCCAAGGCCAAGCGCAAAACCGCACCGCTATCCACCGCTGAGCGCTTCTACAAGTACCGCCAGGCGCGCACACACCGGGCTCGGATCCTTTCCATGCTGCTCGTGCCCCTCGGCGCCGGCCCTGCCGTGTCGCTGCGTCGGGCGCCAGATGTTACCGAGGCCTGGACCAACGCCTTCGGTCACCTTGAGTCCGATGCGGTGGTGCCGTTGCAGGAATTGCTTGGTGCCATCGGCGCTCAACAGTGGCGCTCCACCGGATTACACATCGCGGCGCTGGATGCCAAGATCCACCCGCATTACGGCACTTTCGCCCCGATTCGGGGGGAGTACCTGGAACTGGTCGCTCGAGCGGAGCTGCCCGGATTGGGGCTGGGCTTTGACATCGGCACCGGCACGGGCGTGCTGGCAGCGATTCTTGCCAAGCGTGGTGTGGAACGGGTGATCGGCACAGATTCGCAGGATCGCGCGATCGCCTGCGCCACGCAGACGTTCCAAACGCTGGGCCTTGAGGACAGGGCCGTGGCCATCAAACAGGACATGTTCCCCGAGGGTCGGGCGGATGTTGTGGTGTGTAACCCACCGTGGTTGCCGGGCACCCCCGCCACACTCCTTGACTACGCGATCTATGACCCGAAGTCCGCGATGCTGCGAGCCTTCCTCAAATCCCTCCCCGAGCACTTGGTGCCCGGTGGCGAAGGCTGGCTGGTCATTTCCGATCTGGCCGAACGGCTGGGACTGCGCAGTCGCGACGAGCTGTTGGGGTGGATTCAAGCCGCTGGACTGGTGGTGCTGGGACGCGATGACACCGTCCCATCCCATGGCCGTGCCGTGGATGCCTCCGACCCGTTCCATGCTCAGCGTTCAGCCGAAGTAACCTCGCTGTGGAGACTTGGCGTGAAGTAG
- a CDS encoding universal stress protein, with translation MSENNRAQGDAEAIEGIVVGVDGSDQGLCALKWAAEEAKRRGSVLNIVTAYTIPVFAASSMDAGYATLDDQMIRNGAEEVVRQARATITDEGLTVRTYIESGDPAGVLLDLSSTAELVVVGTRGRGGFVGRLLGSVSSALPAHAKCPTVVVPLYVSKRDDNAVQVLDRIVVGVDGSDRARLAVLVAAELAATRGLALRVVCALAPISGALAWMPATVDQEAVTADVRHQMGIGKAWLQSLFPDLEIETDVIDGSPVEILIRESQTAQLLVTGSRGRGGFAGMLLGSTSQGVLHHSKGPVMVVPDGEDPRLATRQEFEDRANGA, from the coding sequence ATGAGTGAAAACAATAGGGCCCAGGGTGACGCCGAGGCTATCGAGGGAATTGTTGTCGGTGTTGATGGTTCCGACCAGGGCCTGTGCGCCCTGAAGTGGGCCGCTGAAGAGGCTAAGCGCCGAGGAAGTGTGCTGAACATCGTCACTGCCTATACGATCCCGGTTTTCGCTGCATCCTCCATGGATGCCGGCTATGCCACTCTTGACGATCAAATGATCCGTAACGGCGCCGAGGAAGTGGTTCGTCAGGCGCGGGCCACGATCACGGATGAGGGTCTCACGGTCCGCACCTACATCGAGTCGGGCGACCCGGCGGGCGTATTACTTGATTTGAGCAGCACAGCTGAGCTCGTGGTGGTGGGCACCCGTGGCCGCGGAGGATTTGTCGGAAGGCTGCTCGGCTCGGTATCCAGTGCGCTTCCGGCCCATGCAAAGTGCCCCACCGTCGTGGTCCCGCTGTATGTGTCCAAGCGCGACGATAACGCCGTCCAGGTGCTGGATCGGATCGTCGTTGGTGTTGACGGATCGGACCGAGCGCGATTGGCCGTGCTGGTCGCCGCCGAATTGGCCGCCACCCGGGGATTGGCCCTGCGCGTTGTGTGCGCCTTGGCTCCCATCAGCGGAGCGCTGGCCTGGATGCCGGCAACGGTGGATCAGGAGGCCGTCACAGCCGATGTGCGCCACCAGATGGGCATCGGCAAGGCCTGGCTGCAGAGTTTGTTCCCAGACCTTGAGATCGAGACAGACGTGATCGACGGATCCCCGGTGGAAATCCTAATCCGCGAATCCCAAACGGCCCAGCTTTTGGTGACGGGTTCCCGTGGCCGCGGTGGTTTTGCCGGCATGCTACTGGGCTCGACCAGCCAGGGTGTGCTGCACCACTCCAAGGGCCCCGTCATGGTGGTACCGGACGGGGAGGACCCGCGCTTGGCTACCCGTCAGGAGTTTGAGGACAGGGCTAACGGCGCCTAA
- a CDS encoding Asp23/Gls24 family envelope stress response protein — MERTELVHNVPETEVSGTTKITDLAVAKVAAAAARGISGVHAMGLGTSRALGALRGAVGSSQEPAHGVSVQVGTRQVAIDVVLTARYGVNLHELAAAVREAIFTAVQELTDFEVIEVNIEIGDVYIPSSRSGSEKMRETTVEGSA; from the coding sequence ATGGAGCGAACAGAACTAGTGCACAACGTGCCCGAGACTGAAGTCAGCGGAACAACCAAAATCACCGATCTGGCCGTAGCGAAAGTTGCTGCGGCAGCCGCACGCGGAATTTCAGGCGTACATGCAATGGGTTTGGGTACTTCTCGAGCTCTTGGTGCCTTGCGGGGCGCGGTTGGCTCCTCCCAGGAGCCGGCTCATGGCGTCAGTGTTCAGGTGGGCACCCGGCAGGTGGCAATCGACGTAGTGCTCACCGCGCGTTACGGCGTAAATCTTCACGAGTTGGCCGCAGCCGTTCGCGAAGCAATCTTCACCGCAGTACAGGAACTGACCGATTTCGAAGTCATTGAGGTCAATATCGAAATCGGTGACGTGTACATCCCGTCGTCCCGCTCGGGGTCCGAGAAAATGCGCGAAACAACAGTGGAAGGTTCGGCATGA
- a CDS encoding GNAT family N-acetyltransferase, producing the protein MTTEPYAIRLATPEDIPAALEMKLRAWEETYSDQRPASFFENARASLEKQADWWTRGLAQGAELWIASTADGEVVGVAGGGPASDDDADTGIGIELQLLYVLALAHGTGLGARLLETVLGQRDAVLWVLENNPRAQAFYAKQGFVADGRVEALLDDWAGLNEVRMVRRGGTRG; encoded by the coding sequence GTGACTACAGAGCCCTACGCCATCCGCCTCGCTACGCCCGAAGATATCCCCGCAGCATTGGAGATGAAGCTTCGCGCCTGGGAAGAGACCTATTCCGACCAGCGTCCGGCCTCCTTCTTCGAGAATGCTCGTGCCTCGCTGGAGAAACAAGCCGACTGGTGGACCCGTGGTTTAGCCCAGGGTGCCGAACTGTGGATTGCTTCCACCGCTGACGGTGAGGTGGTCGGTGTTGCAGGGGGCGGACCCGCCTCCGACGACGATGCAGATACGGGTATCGGCATCGAACTGCAGCTGCTCTACGTGCTGGCGCTAGCCCACGGCACGGGCCTCGGCGCGCGACTTCTGGAAACGGTACTCGGCCAACGCGACGCTGTGCTCTGGGTATTGGAGAACAACCCGCGCGCCCAAGCTTTCTATGCCAAGCAGGGCTTCGTGGCCGACGGCCGCGTTGAGGCCCTGCTGGATGACTGGGCAGGGCTCAACGAGGTCCGGATGGTTCGGCGCGGTGGCACTCGTGGCTAA
- a CDS encoding NlpC/P60 family protein, giving the protein MAIRETLGVAACAIALAATCFTGVLPAAAAPLTTPGSVTVLASPGANDSSLPSQAELEAAKSDPAALKALVAQLESGIESGRQNIITAEAAALDAQDNLLAADELVAKRTQIAADAKAEASKATEYLLTSKKDVGALASDVYRNGGVSPGVTTMLEDGKENDVLYKASTMDALSANRTQTVSNAEDAAALWTAWQDYASEAATAADEATAAQRTAADTASTTLASYQGSVEPQEKLRAEIIGQLAFLHEVDVQKEAERIAAKEADAEAERLQSLIDNMPQAAPLTIKETDTTEVVPLAAPPAVPDPTDQKQTLVPKAAEPKAPQVSVPDPEPQTLKPAPVPEPTVVSEPTKAPEPTKAPEPKATAKPKPKATPTPEATPTPKATPKPKATPKPKATPKPKATPKPTPKPEPKPTPKPTPKPTPKPEPKPEPTQEADAPSSSGNYNAAISWGTMIANDSSKGYIFGANGPNNFDCSSFSQAAFAKSGISLPRTSSQQYASAPQHIPLSQLQRGDLVFSSSNGGSSFYHVAIYLGNGQVLHARNPASGISVTPLSWVNNLHSYAARY; this is encoded by the coding sequence ATGGCAATCAGGGAAACACTAGGCGTTGCTGCGTGCGCAATCGCGCTGGCAGCCACCTGCTTTACGGGCGTACTCCCGGCAGCTGCAGCACCGCTGACCACACCCGGTTCGGTCACCGTATTGGCATCGCCCGGCGCCAACGATTCGTCGTTGCCCTCGCAGGCAGAGCTCGAAGCCGCCAAATCCGACCCCGCAGCACTGAAAGCGTTAGTTGCACAGCTTGAATCCGGAATTGAATCCGGACGCCAAAATATCATCACTGCCGAAGCCGCAGCGCTAGACGCTCAGGATAATTTGCTGGCGGCAGATGAACTGGTTGCTAAACGCACCCAGATTGCAGCCGACGCGAAGGCCGAAGCCAGCAAGGCCACCGAATACCTGCTCACAAGCAAGAAGGACGTGGGCGCCCTAGCTTCGGACGTGTACCGCAATGGTGGCGTGAGCCCCGGCGTGACCACCATGTTGGAAGACGGCAAAGAAAACGACGTTCTCTACAAGGCCTCCACCATGGATGCGCTGAGCGCCAACCGAACGCAAACCGTCAGCAATGCCGAGGATGCTGCAGCGCTGTGGACCGCCTGGCAGGACTACGCCTCGGAAGCAGCCACTGCCGCCGACGAAGCTACCGCAGCCCAGCGCACGGCCGCCGACACAGCATCTACTACACTCGCCAGCTACCAGGGCTCCGTTGAGCCACAGGAGAAGCTGCGCGCAGAGATCATTGGTCAGCTCGCCTTCCTCCACGAGGTTGATGTTCAGAAGGAAGCCGAGCGCATTGCCGCCAAGGAAGCTGACGCCGAGGCCGAACGGCTACAGTCGTTAATCGACAACATGCCCCAAGCGGCCCCGCTCACGATCAAGGAAACGGACACCACCGAGGTAGTGCCCCTGGCTGCCCCGCCAGCTGTTCCGGATCCGACCGACCAGAAGCAAACATTGGTCCCCAAGGCCGCAGAACCGAAGGCACCGCAGGTATCTGTACCGGACCCCGAGCCTCAAACTCTCAAGCCTGCCCCGGTTCCGGAACCGACAGTGGTTTCAGAACCGACCAAAGCACCGGAACCAACGAAGGCTCCGGAACCAAAAGCAACGGCAAAACCAAAGCCGAAGGCCACCCCCACTCCCGAGGCAACCCCGACGCCCAAGGCAACGCCGAAGCCGAAAGCTACACCGAAGCCCAAGGCCACGCCAAAGCCGAAGGCAACTCCAAAGCCGACGCCCAAGCCAGAGCCGAAACCAACCCCTAAGCCGACGCCGAAGCCCACTCCGAAGCCGGAGCCAAAGCCGGAGCCGACTCAAGAGGCCGATGCCCCTTCGTCATCTGGCAACTACAACGCCGCCATTTCTTGGGGCACCATGATCGCCAACGACAGTTCCAAGGGCTACATCTTTGGTGCAAACGGCCCAAACAACTTCGACTGCTCGTCCTTCTCCCAGGCCGCATTCGCCAAGTCGGGCATCAGCCTGCCGCGTACATCGTCACAGCAATATGCTTCGGCCCCGCAGCATATTCCGCTCAGCCAGTTGCAGCGTGGGGATCTGGTGTTCTCGTCTTCCAACGGCGGTAGCTCGTTCTATCACGTAGCCATCTACCTCGGCAACGGTCAGGTGCTGCATGCACGTAACCCCGCCTCTGGCATTTCGGTGACGCCGTTGAGCTGGGTCAACAACCTGCACTCCTACGCGGCACGGTACTAA
- a CDS encoding spermidine synthase gives MALVAKGKNKRTKNNAAVLVDAPAAPEDGPLEGIYPIDTGTAELERDPYSPTGWLLRINDVPSSHVDLAAPGHLDFEYMRWIAALIRSRFNPGQIESQGYKLRALHLGGGACSMARWADDTYPNARQLVVELDGKLAALVRAWFDLPRAPLLRIRVGEAGEVLGTLTEATRDLIIRDVFAGDQTPKDLTTLAFTAQAARVLDTDGLYIVNCGDTPALENARREAATIGTVFKYVAIVADPTMLKGRRHGNVIIAGSNAPIPAGAVFIRELLGGGVPAQHWDDTTVRAFARHTVAS, from the coding sequence GTGGCACTCGTGGCTAAGGGCAAGAACAAGCGGACCAAGAACAATGCCGCGGTTCTTGTCGATGCCCCCGCGGCACCTGAAGACGGCCCGCTCGAAGGCATTTACCCCATCGACACCGGCACAGCCGAACTGGAACGCGACCCCTATTCGCCCACCGGGTGGTTACTGCGGATCAACGATGTGCCCTCCTCCCATGTGGACCTGGCAGCGCCGGGACACCTCGATTTCGAGTACATGCGCTGGATCGCCGCACTCATCCGCTCTCGCTTCAACCCGGGGCAGATTGAATCTCAGGGCTATAAGCTCCGTGCCCTACATCTGGGCGGTGGGGCTTGCTCCATGGCTCGCTGGGCCGACGACACGTACCCCAACGCCCGGCAGCTGGTGGTGGAGCTCGACGGCAAGCTCGCCGCCTTGGTACGGGCCTGGTTTGACCTGCCGCGTGCGCCATTGCTGCGGATCCGGGTGGGTGAAGCCGGCGAGGTATTGGGCACGCTCACCGAGGCCACCCGCGATCTGATCATCCGTGACGTTTTTGCCGGCGACCAGACACCCAAGGACCTGACCACGCTGGCCTTCACCGCCCAGGCGGCCCGAGTGCTGGATACCGATGGCCTGTACATCGTGAACTGCGGGGACACTCCCGCGCTGGAAAACGCCCGCCGCGAGGCAGCCACCATCGGTACGGTCTTTAAATACGTGGCCATCGTCGCGGACCCGACCATGCTCAAGGGCAGGCGCCACGGCAACGTGATCATTGCCGGCTCCAACGCACCGATCCCGGCCGGTGCCGTATTCATCCGCGAACTGCTCGGTGGTGGGGTTCCGGCACAACACTGGGATGACACCACGGTGCGCGCCTTCGCGCGCCACACCGTCGCCAGCTAG
- a CDS encoding YdcF family protein gives MSLIPPALLFALYFYLRHRDRRMLRNGVVLVAACYLLLIEIGRLLSQWVPGAEYLFLAVLALAPVAVLTLSAALIHNGVVMFKSEGRRLGNMISLLLGLLLIFLPIFALLLVLTLNPWAVGFAALLFFLCSYFGVVFVVFLAYALAYGRMRFTETPQGIVVLGSRLIDGKVPPLLRSRLDKALEIYKSTTPRPLLIPSGGQGHDEPTAEGSAMAEYLLESGAAGQDIVVEDQAVNTEENLHLSAKLFAQAGRSGPLLAVTNNYHVLRAALLARRLKIDAEVVGSPTAKYYLPSAFLREYAAVLVEHKWLHVILFLPFMAMTALLVMAIINNQ, from the coding sequence GTGTCACTCATTCCACCAGCACTCCTCTTTGCCCTGTACTTCTATCTACGCCACCGGGACCGCCGGATGCTGCGCAACGGAGTGGTACTGGTCGCCGCCTGCTATTTGCTGCTGATAGAAATAGGCCGGCTGCTTTCCCAGTGGGTTCCGGGTGCGGAATACCTCTTCCTCGCCGTTCTCGCGCTGGCGCCTGTCGCAGTTCTGACCCTCTCTGCCGCCCTCATTCATAACGGCGTGGTGATGTTCAAGTCGGAGGGACGGCGGTTGGGTAACATGATCTCGCTTTTGCTGGGGCTACTGCTGATATTCCTGCCCATCTTCGCCCTGCTGCTGGTCCTGACGCTGAATCCGTGGGCCGTCGGGTTTGCGGCCCTGCTCTTTTTCCTGTGCAGCTACTTCGGAGTCGTGTTCGTGGTCTTTCTGGCCTATGCCCTCGCCTACGGGCGCATGCGCTTCACGGAAACACCGCAAGGGATCGTGGTGCTTGGTTCTCGACTCATCGATGGCAAGGTTCCACCGCTGTTGCGTAGCCGCTTGGACAAAGCGTTGGAAATCTACAAAAGCACCACACCACGCCCGCTGCTGATTCCCTCTGGGGGTCAGGGCCACGACGAACCCACTGCCGAGGGCTCGGCCATGGCCGAGTACCTCCTCGAATCAGGGGCTGCCGGGCAGGACATTGTGGTGGAGGATCAAGCAGTGAACACCGAAGAGAACCTGCACCTCTCCGCAAAGCTCTTTGCCCAGGCCGGACGCAGCGGGCCCCTGCTGGCTGTCACCAATAATTACCATGTACTGCGCGCAGCCCTGTTGGCCCGACGGCTGAAGATTGATGCCGAGGTCGTCGGCTCTCCCACGGCTAAGTACTACCTGCCCAGTGCCTTTTTGCGCGAATACGCGGCAGTGCTGGTTGAGCATAAGTGGTTGCACGTCATACTTTTCCTGCCGTTTATGGCGATGACAGCGCTTCTGGTTATGGCGATCATCAACAATCAGTAG
- a CDS encoding metallopeptidase family protein, with protein MTEDEFELVAERALGQLPAALLSMMENVAIFIEDAYTPLPGEDPDTKLLGLYEGTALTDRDSGWGAGAMPDRITIYKDAILEICSTEKQVEEEVGITIVHEIAHHFGIDDDRLHQLGWG; from the coding sequence ATGACCGAAGATGAGTTTGAACTGGTGGCCGAACGCGCTCTGGGCCAATTACCCGCAGCGTTGCTGTCCATGATGGAAAACGTCGCAATCTTCATCGAAGACGCCTACACCCCGCTTCCGGGCGAAGATCCCGACACCAAACTCCTAGGGCTTTATGAAGGCACTGCTCTCACGGACCGCGATTCGGGGTGGGGCGCCGGAGCCATGCCTGACCGAATCACCATCTACAAGGATGCGATTCTCGAAATTTGCTCAACCGAGAAACAGGTTGAGGAAGAAGTCGGCATAACGATCGTCCATGAAATCGCCCACCACTTCGGCATCGACGACGACAGGCTCCACCAACTCGGCTGGGGTTAG
- a CDS encoding NCS2 family permease: MPSQQKTLPPKTEVSRLDRYFKVTERGSTYSREIRGGFATFFAMSYIVVLNPLILAGADSNGDSLGSARVAAVTALVAGVMTILMGAWAKHPFAMAAGLGVNAFIAVTVATNPGLTWPDVMGLVVISGLTMLVLVLTGFRTAVFNAVPQSLKSAIVVGIGMFIALIGLVNSGFVRRIPDAAGTTVPVGLGYDGALTGWPILVFVVGLLLTVALVVRKVRGAILIGIVVSAVLANILEAVFKIGPSFDGTTANPQGWSLVAPALPEWALPDLSLLGQANLFGAFSTLGATSALLLAFVILLSIFFDAMGTMVGLSNEAGTVDKDGNIPDVDKVLLVDALGAVVGGGASASSNQIYVESGAGIGEGARTGLASIVTGVLFIAAMFLTPLIHLVPFEAVAPALVVVGFMMISHVSKIEWDDLGVAIPAFLTFVLMPFTYSIANGIGAGFVSFVFIRAIQGRAREVHPLMWAVAAAFVLFFGIGVIEQAMGV, from the coding sequence ATGCCCTCTCAGCAAAAGACCCTGCCCCCCAAGACTGAAGTGTCACGTCTGGACCGCTATTTTAAGGTCACCGAACGTGGATCAACCTACTCGCGTGAGATCCGTGGCGGCTTCGCAACGTTCTTCGCCATGAGCTATATCGTGGTGCTCAACCCACTGATCCTCGCCGGAGCCGATTCAAATGGTGACTCTCTGGGATCCGCCCGTGTAGCCGCCGTAACCGCATTGGTCGCCGGCGTGATGACCATTCTGATGGGCGCGTGGGCCAAGCACCCCTTCGCCATGGCCGCGGGATTGGGCGTCAACGCCTTTATTGCCGTCACGGTTGCCACCAACCCGGGCCTTACTTGGCCAGATGTCATGGGTCTTGTTGTCATTTCCGGCCTCACCATGTTGGTGCTGGTCCTCACCGGCTTCCGTACCGCGGTGTTTAACGCGGTACCGCAGAGCCTGAAGTCCGCCATCGTGGTGGGCATTGGTATGTTCATTGCCCTCATTGGCTTGGTCAACTCCGGTTTCGTACGCCGTATCCCCGATGCAGCAGGAACCACCGTACCCGTCGGCCTGGGCTATGACGGTGCGCTGACCGGTTGGCCGATCCTGGTCTTTGTCGTCGGACTGCTGCTCACCGTGGCACTGGTAGTGCGCAAGGTACGTGGGGCCATCCTGATCGGCATTGTGGTCTCCGCTGTCCTGGCCAACATCCTTGAAGCAGTTTTCAAGATCGGCCCCTCCTTCGACGGAACCACCGCCAACCCGCAGGGCTGGTCGTTGGTGGCCCCGGCACTGCCCGAATGGGCGCTGCCGGATCTCTCCCTACTGGGGCAGGCCAATCTCTTTGGTGCCTTCAGCACACTGGGCGCCACCTCCGCACTGCTGCTGGCCTTCGTCATCCTGCTCTCGATCTTCTTCGACGCCATGGGCACCATGGTGGGCCTGTCCAACGAGGCCGGAACCGTCGATAAGGATGGCAACATCCCGGACGTTGACAAGGTGCTCTTGGTAGATGCCCTGGGTGCAGTTGTTGGCGGCGGCGCCTCGGCTTCGTCCAACCAGATCTATGTTGAATCCGGTGCGGGGATCGGCGAGGGTGCCCGCACGGGACTGGCCTCGATCGTCACCGGCGTGCTGTTCATCGCCGCGATGTTCCTGACCCCGTTGATCCACCTGGTTCCGTTCGAGGCAGTGGCTCCGGCCCTGGTTGTTGTCGGCTTCATGATGATCTCCCACGTCTCGAAGATCGAATGGGACGACCTGGGCGTGGCCATCCCCGCATTCCTGACCTTCGTCTTGATGCCCTTCACCTACTCGATTGCCAACGGCATCGGTGCTGGCTTTGTATCCTTCGTGTTCATCCGCGCCATCCAGGGCCGTGCCCGCGAAGTTCACCCGTTGATGTGGGCAGTTGCAGCAGCCTTCGTGCTCTTCTTCGGCATTGGAGTCATCGAACAGGCCATGGGCGTCTAA
- a CDS encoding MarR family winged helix-turn-helix transcriptional regulator gives MADSVDNILDQWSTARPDVDVSPMGILGRLSRLTRLLEREQHTVFSRHGLQPGEFDILATLLRADTVAIGLTAGQLAESAMVTSGAITNRLDRLLAKKLITRETDPHSRRTIRVALTPQGLELIDAALLDHVAHEKAMLSVMDSQQISHLEDLLRVLLEHHEGLPRA, from the coding sequence GTGGCAGATAGCGTCGACAATATTTTGGATCAGTGGTCAACGGCTCGACCCGACGTTGACGTCAGTCCCATGGGGATCCTGGGACGACTTTCCCGCTTGACCCGACTCCTCGAGCGGGAACAGCACACCGTCTTCAGCCGCCATGGACTGCAACCGGGAGAGTTTGACATCCTCGCTACGCTGCTGCGCGCCGACACCGTAGCGATCGGGCTAACCGCGGGCCAGCTCGCCGAGAGCGCCATGGTCACCTCGGGCGCTATCACCAACAGGCTTGACCGCCTCCTGGCGAAGAAGCTCATTACGCGCGAGACAGATCCGCACTCCCGACGCACAATTCGTGTCGCGCTGACTCCGCAGGGCCTGGAACTGATCGATGCCGCACTTCTAGATCACGTTGCGCACGAAAAAGCCATGCTTTCGGTCATGGATTCCCAGCAGATTTCTCATCTAGAAGACCTACTCCGAGTGCTGCTTGAGCACCATGAGGGCCTCCCGCGAGCCTGA